A genomic window from Gossypium hirsutum isolate 1008001.06 chromosome D12, Gossypium_hirsutum_v2.1, whole genome shotgun sequence includes:
- the LOC107947458 gene encoding uncharacterized protein, with the protein MMFYRNTESKKLSAQLYGGWKTFVKDNRINVGDICVFELIRQPEILMKVQIYPAAKNASNACRSQADNSIASQLRTGSLVSVTEPDCQQTRCPYSSSELKDSKLKTQKNINFQYSTKELRGEFRSSAKHDNGGVSGDWGCLKPDLLGKMQPLTPTEKQRAADIASWSSSRLGEWRSQIH; encoded by the exons ATGATGTTCTATAGGAATACAGAAAGTAAAAAACTTAGTGCACAACTCTATGGTGGATGGAAGACATTTGTGAAAGATAATCGAATTAACGTTGGTGACATATGTGTCTTTGAGTTAATTAGGCAACCTGAAATCTTAATGAAAGTGCAGATCTACCCGGCTGCCAAAAATGCAAGCAATGCCTGCAGATCACAGG CTGATAATAGCATTGCCAGTCAACTTAGAACCGGGAGCTTGGTCAGTGTTACTGAACCTGATTGTCAACAAACTCGATGCCCCTACAGCTCCAGTGAACTTAAAGACTCAAAGCTCAAAACACAAAAGAACATCAATTTCCAATATTCAACAAAGGAACTTAGGG GTGAATTCAGATCTTCAGCAAAACATGATAATGGAGGGGTTTCAGGTGATTGGGGATGTCTGAAACCTGACCTTTTGGGCAAGATGCAACCATTGACTCCAACTGAGAAACAAAGAGCTGCTGATATTGCAAGTTGGTCTTCCTCAAGATTAGGTGAGTGGAGAAGTCAAATACATTAG